Proteins from a genomic interval of Bombus affinis isolate iyBomAffi1 chromosome 14, iyBomAffi1.2, whole genome shotgun sequence:
- the LOC126924486 gene encoding kinesin-related protein 4-like, translating to MTDYDDANVNEKNMKIFIRILPVERPCKSCVRIDMGRKKVYVRCLQEMQPNRIAVSKKPTYWCFQTDGIFCDSSQEEVYHVTTEDLAPKLISHIRITREDLDITLSTLKFTAKIARLKPVRIKEDIKHQSDLIVHKLREDVNALKKELMLNDMLLHQEAFMNISKARMEQINRSILLFLNGKISDFTLFSVSQAQVLLKNIKDLYNRLSVKEVEVDKLKETYEGLVKSIEEATSAENLLKEIELSDDEVSKRKRVRSSAEDLKTEEDTKKLEERVGSLDKSTIGVTLGPYAVALSPDKSLEYKHSATSKQILKIDSENIMTVRRLFDSFLKKELKYAKIKEIFDRNEKTLAVVRQRFTNMVDKYFQAKRNLDDARDKLSKHQQIRQIMKLESPKEIKTIYEIERTIERDISCYQKVLVNLEEEVDQARREIVTLSNQHLEMKSKLESGFRDYSERNAYLLHYTDKSMKALLKSEKKSFDMIRRKFNKFQREILRKTEETEKRKKARLDNKGLCTSTNL from the exons ATGACGGATTACGATGATGCGAATGTTAACGAGAAGAACATGAAGATTTTCATCAGAATTCTTCCAGTTGAGAGACCGTGTAAATCGTGCGTGAGAATCGACATGGGACGCAAG AAGGTCTACGTACGATGTCTACAAGAAATGCAACCAAATAGAATAGCCGTTTCGAAGAAACCAACTTACTGGTGCTTTCAAACCGATGGGATATTTTGTGACTCTTCGCAAGAAGAGGTTTACCACGTTACAACCGAAGACCTCGCGCCAAA gTTGATATCTCACATTCGGATCACAAGAGAAGATCTTGACATCACATTGTCGACTTTAAAATTCACTGCTAAAATTGCAAGATTAAAACCGGTCAGGATAAAAGAAGATATTAAACATCAATCAGATTTGATAGTGCATAAGCTCCGAGAGGATGTTAATGCTTTGAAGAAGGAACTGATGTTGAACGATATGCTTCTGCATCAAGAAGCATTCATGAATATCTCGAAGGCCCGGATGGAACAGATTAATCGGagtattcttctatttttaaacgGCAAGATTTCGGATTTTACGTTGTTTAGTGTGTCTCAGGCTCAAGTATTGCTAAAGAATATCAAGGATCTATATAACAG ATTAAGCGTCAAGGAAGTTGAAGTTGACAAGTTAAAGGAGACGTACGAGGGTTTAGTGAAAAGTATAGAGGAAGCTACTTCAGCAGAAAATCTACTTAAG GAAATTGAATTATCCGATGATGAAGTCAGTAAACGGAAACGAGTTAGGAGTTCCGCAGAAGATCTTAAAACTGAAGAAGATACGAAAAAGTTAGAAGAAAGAGTTGGTAGTTTAGATAAATCTA CGATAGGCGTGACCTTAGGCCCTTACGCAGTTGCACTCTCTCCCGACAAAAGTCTAGAATACAAACATTCAGCAACGTCTAAACAAATTCTGAAAATTGATAGCGAGAATATTATGACG GTTCGACGTTTATTTGACTCTTTCTTAAAAAAGGAACTAAAATATGCAAAAATTAAGGAAATATTTGATAGAAACGAAAAGACTCTTGCCGTTGTTCGACAAAGATTTACAAACATGGTTGATAAATATTTCCAG GCAAAGAGAAATTTAGACGATGCACGTGATAAACTTAGCAAACATCAGCAAATTCGACAGATAATGAAATTAGAAAGTCCAAAGGAGATCAAAACAATATATGAAATCGAAAGAACTATCGAGcgagatatttcgtgttatcaaaAAGTGTTAGTCAATTTAGAAGAAGAAGTCGATCAAGCTCGTCGTGAAATTGTCACGTTATCCAATCAACACCTTGAAATGAAATCGAAATTAGAATCCGGTTTTCGAGATTATAGTGAAAGAAATGCCTATTTATTGCATTATACTGATAAATCGATGAAAGCATTACTAAAATCGGAGAAAAAATCTTTCGATATGATTCGGCGCAAGTTTAACAAGTTTCAACGAGAAATATTGCGTAAAACAGAG GAAacagagaaaaggaagaaagcaCGACTTGACAATAAAGGGCTGTGCACTAGTACTAATCTGTAG
- the LOC126924189 gene encoding uncharacterized protein LOC126924189 isoform X2, giving the protein MTSKKLIRKKTFLEKLLKEGKRYFFTMEELHACLKKHSCEYKKMLFVIDRYSRYKTQLKENMEDLIVYDSDVLDDNDDEDIEDADEVEYMDIEMEGYENEENFVLFEEYFHSFDSIAYQRNILANMEMLILRMLILDGSLINIEFSVYSKLKILLKNYYQRVEKFLERNKMLVEFQDNSEKKQLTKSFEKKYNQLQQLLLKISEKEIFLVEIMVQPCMVKNNGERKNN; this is encoded by the exons ATGACAAGTAAAAAG TTAATACGGAAGAAAACATTTCTTGAGAAATTAttaaaggaaggaaaaagataTTTCTTTACAATGGAAGAATTGCACGCCTGTTTGAAAAAACATTCATGTGAATACAAGAAGATGCTATTCGTTATAGATCGCTACTCTCGA TATAAGACACAATTAAAGGAGAATATGGAGGATTTGATAGTGTACGATAGTGACGTTCTGGATGATAATGATGACGAAGATATAGAAGATGCCGATGAAGTGGAGTATATGGACATAGAGATGGAAGGATACGAAAATGAGGAAAATTTTGTACTCTTCGAAGAATATTTTCACAGTTTTGATAGTATTGCATATCAAAGGAATATTCTCGCTAACATGGAAATGTTAATTTTGCGCATGTTAATACTGGATGGATCTCtcataaatattgaattttCGGTATATTCGAAGTTAAAGATccttttgaaaaattattatcaaagAGTTGAAAAGTTTTTGGAACGAAACAAGATGCTCGTAGAATTCCAGGATAATTCTGAAAAAAAACAACTGACCAAGAGCTTTGAAAAGAAATACAACCAACTGCAGCAGCTTTTACTTAAGATTAGCGAG aaagaaatatttcttgTGGAAATTATGGTGCAACCTTGTAT
- the LOC126924189 gene encoding uncharacterized protein LOC126924189 isoform X1, producing the protein MTSKKVLIRKKTFLEKLLKEGKRYFFTMEELHACLKKHSCEYKKMLFVIDRYSRYKTQLKENMEDLIVYDSDVLDDNDDEDIEDADEVEYMDIEMEGYENEENFVLFEEYFHSFDSIAYQRNILANMEMLILRMLILDGSLINIEFSVYSKLKILLKNYYQRVEKFLERNKMLVEFQDNSEKKQLTKSFEKKYNQLQQLLLKISEKEIFLVEIMVQPCMVKNNGERKNN; encoded by the exons ATGACAAGTAAAAAGGTA TTAATACGGAAGAAAACATTTCTTGAGAAATTAttaaaggaaggaaaaagataTTTCTTTACAATGGAAGAATTGCACGCCTGTTTGAAAAAACATTCATGTGAATACAAGAAGATGCTATTCGTTATAGATCGCTACTCTCGA TATAAGACACAATTAAAGGAGAATATGGAGGATTTGATAGTGTACGATAGTGACGTTCTGGATGATAATGATGACGAAGATATAGAAGATGCCGATGAAGTGGAGTATATGGACATAGAGATGGAAGGATACGAAAATGAGGAAAATTTTGTACTCTTCGAAGAATATTTTCACAGTTTTGATAGTATTGCATATCAAAGGAATATTCTCGCTAACATGGAAATGTTAATTTTGCGCATGTTAATACTGGATGGATCTCtcataaatattgaattttCGGTATATTCGAAGTTAAAGATccttttgaaaaattattatcaaagAGTTGAAAAGTTTTTGGAACGAAACAAGATGCTCGTAGAATTCCAGGATAATTCTGAAAAAAAACAACTGACCAAGAGCTTTGAAAAGAAATACAACCAACTGCAGCAGCTTTTACTTAAGATTAGCGAG aaagaaatatttcttgTGGAAATTATGGTGCAACCTTGTAT